A portion of the Aquicoccus sp. G2-2 genome contains these proteins:
- a CDS encoding orotate phosphoribosyltransferase encodes MIPSAYPTQKEIARLTARMLLEIEAVHFNAREPFTLASGLPSPTYIDCRKLISFPRIRATLMDFLTVTVMRNAGFEAFDNIAGGETAGIPFAALVAERMALPMTYVRKKPKGYGRNARIEGAMTEGQRVLLVEDLTTDGGSKLSFVDAIRETGATCGHTAVIFYYGIFPETEKTLGDHGITLHHLCTWWDVLEEARTQSAFDPETLSGVEAFLSDPRKWQDANKPG; translated from the coding sequence ATGATTCCCTCCGCCTACCCCACACAAAAAGAAATCGCCCGCCTCACTGCTCGGATGCTGCTTGAAATCGAAGCCGTCCATTTCAACGCGCGCGAACCGTTCACGCTGGCTTCCGGTCTGCCCAGCCCAACCTATATCGATTGCCGCAAGCTGATCTCCTTCCCGCGCATCCGCGCCACCCTGATGGATTTTCTGACCGTCACCGTCATGCGCAACGCCGGGTTCGAAGCGTTCGACAATATCGCGGGCGGTGAAACCGCGGGCATCCCTTTCGCGGCACTGGTGGCCGAACGCATGGCTTTGCCGATGACCTATGTGCGCAAGAAACCCAAAGGTTACGGGCGCAACGCCCGCATCGAAGGCGCGATGACCGAAGGCCAGCGCGTGCTGCTGGTTGAAGATCTCACCACCGATGGCGGCTCAAAACTTTCTTTCGTCGATGCAATCCGCGAAACCGGTGCCACCTGCGGCCATACGGCGGTGATCTTTTACTACGGCATCTTCCCTGAAACCGAGAAAACGCTCGGCGATCACGGCATCACCCTGCACCATCTCTGCACCTGGTGGGACGTGCTTGAAGAGGCCCGCACCCAAAGCGCGTTCGACCCCGAAACACTAAGCGGTGTCGAAGCCTTCCTCAGCGATCCGCGCAAGTGGCAGGACGCCAACAAACCCGGCTGA